A genomic window from Vigna radiata var. radiata cultivar VC1973A chromosome 2, Vradiata_ver6, whole genome shotgun sequence includes:
- the LOC106755125 gene encoding osmotin-like protein, whose translation MASSLFLCTFFILAVTILPSPTGALILTLVNNCNYTVWPAIQPNAGHPVLAGGGFTLHTLTHLSIPVPDVHWSGRVWARTGCTHSGTAFSCASGDCGGRLQCNGAGGAPPASLAQVEAHHGNGDSVSYGVSFVDGFNVPMTLTPHEGKGVCPVVGCRADLLATCPPVLQHRVPAVHGPVVACKSGCEAFHTDELCCRNHFNSPHTCRESVYSTFFKHACPNTFTYAHDNPSLMHQCSSPHELKVIFCH comes from the coding sequence ATGGCTTCTTCACTGTTTCTATGCACCTTCTTCATCCTCGCTGTCACCATCCTTCCCTCACCCACAGGTGCCCTTATCCTAACATTAGTTAACAACTGCAACTACACCGTTTGGCCAGCCATTCAACCTAACGCCGGCCATCCAGTCCTCGCCGGCGGCGGATTTACTCTCCACACCCTCACCCACCTCTCCATCCCCGTCCCCGATGTCCACTGGTCAGGCCGGGTCTGGGCCCGTACTGGCTGCACCCACTCCGGCACCGCCTTCTCCTGTGCCAGCGGTGACTGCGGCGGCCGTCTCCAGTGCAACGGTGCCGGTGGTGCTCCTCCCGCCTCCCTGGCGCAAGTAGAGGCCCACCACGGAAACGGCGATTCCGTCTCCTACGGCGTGAGCTTCGTCGATGGGTTCAACGTCCCCATGACTCTGACCCCACACGAGGGCAAAGGCGTGTGCCCGGTGGTCGGTTGCCGCGCCGACTTGCTAGCCACGTGTCCCCCCGTACTGCAGCACCGTGTCCCCGCCGTTCATGGACCCGTCGTCGCGTGCAAGAGCGGGTGCGAGGCTTTCCACACCGACGAGCTCTGCTGTAGGAACCACTTCAACAGCCCCCACACGTGTCGGGAGTCCGTGTACTCCACCTTCTTCAAGCACGCGTGCCCCAACACTTTCACCTACGCCCACGACAACCCCTCTCTCATGCACCAGTGTTCCTCACCGCACGAGCTCAAGGTTATCTTTTGCCACTAA